The Streptomonospora litoralis genome window below encodes:
- a CDS encoding biotin transporter BioY produces MPRSPANRVRYRGLTARDIALIGVFAALLAVLSMGFQVPVGPVPITLQTLGVMLAPSLLGAKRGTLAVLTFLALVVAGLPLLPGGRGGPAPFVGPTGGYMLGWVAGALVIGLLVHLMLPRYRFLPGFAANIVGGIGVVYLVGVPWSAIALGDQLLAAILGVGVFLPGDLAKAALAAAIATAVHRAYPVPPAGRPVSDKAPEPAGEADSGDPSAADDAGVAEPGPGDASP; encoded by the coding sequence ATGCCCCGATCCCCCGCGAACCGCGTCCGCTACCGCGGGCTGACCGCCCGCGACATCGCCCTCATCGGCGTCTTCGCGGCGCTTCTGGCCGTGCTGAGCATGGGCTTCCAAGTCCCGGTCGGGCCCGTGCCGATCACGCTGCAGACGCTCGGTGTGATGCTGGCCCCCAGTCTGCTCGGCGCCAAGCGCGGGACGCTGGCCGTGCTGACCTTCCTCGCCCTGGTGGTGGCCGGGCTGCCGCTGCTGCCGGGCGGGCGCGGCGGACCGGCTCCCTTCGTCGGGCCCACCGGCGGATACATGCTGGGCTGGGTCGCCGGCGCGCTCGTCATCGGTCTGCTGGTGCATCTGATGCTGCCGCGCTACCGCTTCCTCCCGGGCTTCGCGGCCAACATCGTCGGCGGCATCGGGGTCGTATACCTGGTCGGGGTGCCGTGGAGTGCGATCGCCCTCGGAGACCAACTGCTGGCCGCGATCCTCGGCGTCGGCGTGTTCCTGCCCGGCGACCTGGCCAAGGCGGCGCTGGCCGCCGCCATCGCCACCGCCGTGCACCGGGCCTACCCGGTGCCGCCCGCGGGGCGACCGGTCTCGGACAAGGCCCCCGAGCCGGCCGGGGAGGCCGACTCCGGCGACCCGTCGGCCGCCGACGACGCCGGGGTGGCAGAGCCGGGGCCGGGGGACGCTTCGCCATGA
- a CDS encoding energy-coupling factor ABC transporter ATP-binding protein, with protein sequence MTLRLERVSHAYDGRPVLRDVSAELAEHRIGVIGANGSGKSTLARTLNGLVLPDSGRVLLDGLDTRRHARRIRRRVGFVFSDASAQIVMPTVAEDVAVGLRRSGLRRAEIDARVDAVLHRHGLSEHRDHPAHLLSGGQRQMLALASVLVTEPEVLVCDEPTTLLDLRNTAVIERTLRELPQQVVLLTHHLDTLSGFDRVLVMDEGRVVFDGAPEAAVTHYTALMSTGSESPAPRGGRP encoded by the coding sequence ATGACGCTGCGGCTGGAGCGGGTGTCCCACGCCTACGACGGGCGCCCGGTGCTGCGCGACGTTTCGGCGGAGCTGGCCGAGCATCGGATCGGCGTCATCGGCGCCAACGGATCGGGCAAGTCCACCCTGGCCCGCACGCTCAACGGCCTCGTCCTGCCCGACTCCGGGCGCGTGCTGCTGGACGGGTTGGACACCCGCCGCCACGCCCGCCGGATCCGGCGTCGCGTGGGCTTCGTCTTCTCCGACGCCTCGGCCCAGATCGTCATGCCCACCGTGGCAGAGGACGTGGCCGTCGGACTGCGCCGCAGCGGCCTGCGCCGCGCCGAGATCGACGCCCGGGTGGACGCCGTCCTGCACCGCCACGGGCTCTCGGAGCACCGGGACCATCCCGCCCACCTGCTATCCGGCGGCCAGCGGCAGATGCTCGCGCTGGCATCGGTGCTGGTCACCGAGCCGGAGGTGCTGGTGTGCGACGAGCCCACCACCCTGCTCGACCTGCGCAATACCGCGGTGATCGAGCGGACGCTGCGCGAGCTGCCCCAGCAGGTCGTGCTGCTCACCCACCACCTCGACACCCTCTCCGGGTTCGACCGGGTCCTGGTCATGGACGAGGGGCGGGTGGTCTTCGACGGCGCACCCGAGGCAGCCGTCACGCACTACACCGCGCTCATGAGCACCGGCTCCGAATCCCCGGCGCCTCGCGGCGGGCGGCCGTGA
- a CDS encoding energy-coupling factor transporter transmembrane component T, protein MTAVGLYVPPRSRRAVLHRAPAGAKLLALVLAVGAVVAAASAPLALTAAAAAALLHPLCGLGVAPVWRTLRALSVFLAAVTAFQWLAGDLEAAARVCGQLVTAALLAGLVTASTRVSEMLALFERLARPLAYAGADPRRVALVLALTIRCIPLVASCWRASREAYIARGLRGRPDAMVVPVMVGLLRSAESLGEALTARGID, encoded by the coding sequence GTGACAGCGGTCGGCCTCTACGTCCCGCCGCGGTCGCGGCGCGCGGTGCTGCACCGGGCCCCGGCCGGCGCCAAGCTGCTCGCGCTCGTCCTCGCCGTCGGCGCCGTGGTGGCCGCCGCCAGCGCGCCCCTGGCGCTGACCGCCGCGGCCGCCGCCGCACTGCTGCATCCGCTGTGCGGGCTGGGCGTGGCCCCGGTTTGGCGCACCCTGCGGGCCTTATCGGTGTTCCTGGCCGCGGTAACGGCCTTCCAATGGCTTGCGGGGGACCTGGAGGCGGCCGCCCGGGTGTGCGGGCAGCTGGTGACCGCGGCGCTGCTGGCGGGCCTGGTGACCGCGTCGACCCGGGTCAGCGAGATGCTGGCGCTGTTCGAGCGCTTGGCCCGCCCGCTGGCGTATGCGGGTGCCGACCCGCGGCGGGTGGCGCTGGTGCTCGCGCTGACGATCCGCTGCATCCCGCTCGTCGCCTCGTGCTGGCGGGCCTCCCGCGAGGCCTACATCGCGCGCGGGCTGCGCGGACGTCCCGACGCCATGGTGGTGCCGGTGATGGTGGGCCTGCTGCGCTCCGCGGAATCGCTGGGCGAGGCCCTCACCGCCCGCGGAATCGACTGA
- a CDS encoding serine hydrolase — MPRRLIAGRPGDAAAHPGVLAARLLGHLRTRTHPAARPGTRDGVRRRRGRLGAVAALIGAILASTALASLWPTGGHPRAVGVVGEPAPPTGSAAIETAAALSPRERARLTRRLDEHLADRPGRLALSVQELRTGAAFGYAADTGFSTASVVKLDLLVHMLLRAEEENRFLTDHETAIAEEMIRYSDNDAADTAYRHNGFTAGFTAAGRRLGMLATRPNPRGVWGATKTTTEDRLRLLRTVFTPASPLSERSRQYVRSLMATVAPEQSWGISAAAEPAGSAQLKNGWSPAKSDGGLWIVNSTGRIVRGEREYLVAVLSDRNADYGTGVDGVESAAKLAVTAMERALD; from the coding sequence GTGCCACGGCGGCTCATCGCCGGGCGGCCAGGCGACGCGGCCGCTCATCCGGGAGTGCTCGCGGCGCGGTTGCTGGGGCACCTGCGGACTCGCACACACCCCGCGGCGCGGCCGGGGACCCGCGACGGCGTCCGCCGGCGGCGGGGTCGCCTCGGGGCGGTCGCGGCACTGATCGGCGCCATTCTCGCCAGTACGGCCCTCGCCTCGCTCTGGCCCACCGGCGGCCACCCGCGCGCCGTCGGCGTCGTCGGCGAACCCGCGCCGCCCACAGGCTCCGCCGCGATCGAGACGGCGGCTGCGCTGTCCCCGCGGGAACGCGCGCGCCTCACCCGGCGGCTCGACGAGCACCTCGCGGACCGGCCGGGACGCCTCGCGCTCTCCGTGCAGGAGTTGCGTACCGGCGCGGCCTTCGGTTATGCCGCCGACACCGGGTTCAGCACCGCCAGCGTCGTCAAGCTCGACCTCCTCGTGCACATGCTGCTGCGCGCCGAGGAGGAAAACCGCTTCCTCACCGACCACGAGACCGCAATCGCCGAGGAGATGATCCGCTACAGCGACAACGACGCGGCCGACACCGCCTACCGGCACAACGGTTTCACCGCGGGTTTCACCGCGGCCGGCCGGCGTCTGGGGATGCTCGCCACCCGCCCGAACCCGCGCGGCGTCTGGGGAGCCACCAAGACCACCACCGAGGACCGGCTCCGGTTGCTGCGCACCGTCTTCACCCCGGCGAGCCCGCTCAGCGAGCGCAGCCGTCAGTACGTGCGCTCCCTCATGGCCACCGTGGCGCCGGAGCAGTCGTGGGGGATCAGCGCCGCCGCCGAGCCCGCCGGTTCCGCGCAGCTCAAGAACGGCTGGTCGCCGGCGAAGAGCGACGGCGGGCTGTGGATCGTCAACAGCACCGGCCGCATCGTGCGCGGCGAACGGGAGTACCTGGTCGCGGTCCTCTCCGACCGCAACGCCGACTACGGCACCGGCGTCGACGGCGTCGAAAGCGCCGCCAAGCTGGCCGTCACCGCGATGGAGCGGGCCCTGGACTGA